A genomic stretch from Acidobacteriota bacterium includes:
- a CDS encoding FAD-dependent oxidoreductase, with protein MSHSPRYEKLMEPGRIGSVKTRNRIIKSGAGMLMWHEDDVHMRPEVLAFYEGIARGGVGLLIVESPTIDYPLGVRWKERYRIDDDRYIQGLGELVEVIHRHGCPTFMQMNHDGPWQAKLPFAPEPFFEGEPIGASPVTLDAESDFHNQAPHALTVEEIEQVVDKFASAAVRARKAGFDGVDINAASSHLLHNFFSPYWNRREDAYGGSVENRARFAMEVIREIKKRLGGDFPVSMILNGIEIGQAAGVDNRRCLTHEDSRAIARLLEEAGADAIQVRSHWLGYHVGAYLPDALFYPEPPVPVESFPPEYETGRRGIGANIRLAAGIKEVVRIPVTVVGRLDADLGEQLLREGKVDFIAMTRRLLADPEYPNKVAAGKMDDIAPCTACDNCLGSRRCRINGLLGTPYNTIEPAARKKKVLVIGGGPAGMSAARVAALRGHTVILYEKASALGGLLPLASMVKGSHPEDLSLLIRYFGRQLKQLGVKVVLGREVNLGTVEAIKPDVVFLATGGESVAPEIPGADGSIVLSGAVLHRRLKFFLKFFKPETLRNLSRFYMPMGKRVIVVGGAIQGCELAEFLAKRGREVTIVETKDSIGEGMVDALLGHLMIWFAKKGVKLHCGVREYVGISDQGLTLVTREGERLTLEADTIVSALPLGRVDGLLKELEERVPEVYAIGDCREPLLIADAIGAGVRIAREV; from the coding sequence ATGAGCCATAGTCCCAGGTACGAAAAGCTCATGGAACCCGGCCGCATCGGGTCCGTGAAAACGAGAAACCGGATCATCAAATCGGGTGCCGGGATGCTGATGTGGCACGAGGACGACGTGCATATGCGTCCGGAGGTCCTCGCCTTTTACGAGGGGATCGCCCGGGGGGGCGTCGGGCTGCTGATCGTGGAGTCGCCCACCATCGACTACCCCCTGGGGGTGCGGTGGAAGGAACGGTACCGCATCGACGACGACCGTTACATCCAGGGGCTCGGCGAACTGGTGGAGGTGATCCACCGGCACGGTTGCCCCACCTTCATGCAGATGAACCATGACGGTCCCTGGCAGGCGAAGCTCCCGTTCGCCCCCGAGCCCTTTTTCGAGGGGGAGCCGATCGGCGCTTCCCCGGTGACGCTCGACGCGGAGAGTGACTTCCACAACCAGGCTCCCCACGCCCTCACCGTCGAGGAGATCGAACAGGTCGTCGACAAGTTCGCCAGCGCCGCGGTCCGGGCCCGCAAGGCGGGGTTTGACGGCGTGGACATCAACGCCGCCAGCAGCCACCTGCTGCACAATTTCTTCTCCCCGTACTGGAACCGCCGGGAGGACGCCTACGGCGGGAGCGTGGAAAACCGGGCCCGCTTCGCCATGGAGGTGATCCGTGAAATCAAGAAGCGCCTCGGGGGTGATTTCCCGGTCTCCATGATCCTGAACGGGATCGAAATCGGCCAGGCCGCCGGCGTGGACAACCGCCGCTGCCTCACCCACGAGGACAGCCGCGCCATCGCCCGGCTGCTCGAAGAGGCGGGGGCCGACGCCATCCAGGTCCGGAGCCACTGGCTCGGCTACCACGTGGGGGCCTATCTCCCCGACGCCCTCTTCTACCCGGAGCCCCCCGTCCCGGTCGAGTCCTTCCCCCCGGAGTACGAGACCGGCCGCAGGGGGATCGGCGCCAACATCCGGCTCGCCGCCGGGATCAAGGAGGTCGTCCGAATCCCGGTCACGGTGGTCGGCCGGCTCGACGCCGACCTCGGCGAACAGCTGCTGCGGGAGGGCAAGGTCGATTTCATCGCCATGACGAGGCGGTTGCTGGCCGACCCGGAATACCCGAACAAGGTGGCCGCCGGGAAGATGGACGACATCGCCCCCTGCACCGCCTGCGACAACTGCCTGGGGAGCCGCCGCTGCAGGATCAACGGCCTGCTGGGAACCCCCTACAACACCATCGAGCCGGCGGCCAGGAAGAAAAAGGTCCTGGTGATCGGGGGCGGTCCCGCCGGGATGTCGGCCGCCCGGGTCGCCGCGCTGCGCGGACACACGGTCATCCTTTACGAGAAGGCGTCGGCCCTCGGGGGACTGCTGCCGCTCGCATCCATGGTCAAGGGGTCGCATCCGGAGGACCTGTCGCTCCTCATCCGCTATTTCGGGCGGCAGCTGAAACAGCTTGGGGTGAAGGTGGTCCTGGGGCGGGAGGTGAACCTCGGCACGGTCGAGGCGATCAAGCCGGACGTCGTGTTCCTGGCGACGGGCGGGGAGTCCGTCGCCCCCGAGATACCCGGGGCGGACGGCTCCATCGTGCTCAGCGGGGCGGTGCTCCACCGGAGGCTGAAATTCTTCCTGAAGTTCTTCAAGCCGGAGACCCTTCGAAACCTTTCGCGGTTCTACATGCCGATGGGGAAGCGGGTGATCGTCGTCGGAGGAGCCATCCAGGGGTGCGAGCTGGCCGAGTTTCTGGCCAAGCGCGGCCGGGAGGTGACGATCGTGGAGACCAAGGACTCGATAGGCGAGGGGATGGTCGACGCGCTGCTCGGGCACCTGATGATCTGGTTTGCGAAGAAGGGGGTGAAGCTCCACTGCGGCGTGCGGGAGTACGTCGGGATCAGCGACCAGGGACTGACCCTGGTCACCCGCGAGGGGGAACGGCTCACTCTCGAGGCCGATACCATCGTATCCGCGCTGCCGCTCGGGCGGGTCGACGGGCTCCTCAAGGAGCTCGAGGAGAGGGTGCCCGAGGTGTATGCGATAGGAGACTGCAGGGAACCCCTCCTGATCGCGGACGCCATCGGCGCGGGGGTGCGCATAGCCCGCGAGGTATGA
- a CDS encoding nucleotidyltransferase family protein, translating into MHRVEKAVIMARGLGTRMRSEDGSARLDRGQSLVAAAGVKAMIPIGRPFLDYVLSALADAGYRRVCLVIGPEHGLIRDYYEVESPPGRIGVDFAIQEKPLGTADAVLAAESFVGGDLFLLLNSDNYYPPETLAAMGRLDRSGIALFERDALVASGNIPEERVLKFAVAKTGPDGFLERIIEKPSADAVRELGPPVLVSMNCWVFSPAIFEACRSVRPSARGELELTDAVQFAMKALGEPIRALTFRDSVLDLSSRSDIAPVAEKLKSIQPNP; encoded by the coding sequence ATGCATCGAGTGGAAAAGGCGGTGATCATGGCGCGCGGGCTGGGGACGCGGATGCGTTCCGAGGACGGCTCCGCCCGGCTCGACCGGGGCCAGAGCTTGGTGGCCGCCGCCGGCGTCAAGGCCATGATCCCGATCGGGCGCCCCTTCCTGGATTACGTCCTGAGCGCGCTCGCGGACGCCGGCTACAGGCGCGTGTGCCTCGTCATCGGCCCCGAGCACGGGTTGATCCGGGATTATTACGAGGTCGAGTCGCCCCCCGGGAGGATCGGGGTCGATTTCGCAATCCAGGAAAAGCCCCTCGGAACGGCCGATGCCGTGCTGGCGGCCGAAAGCTTCGTCGGCGGGGACCTGTTCCTGCTCCTCAACTCGGACAACTACTACCCGCCGGAAACCCTCGCGGCCATGGGGCGCCTGGACCGCTCCGGGATCGCGCTTTTCGAGCGGGACGCCCTGGTGGCTTCCGGAAATATCCCCGAAGAGCGCGTGCTCAAATTCGCAGTCGCGAAGACCGGCCCCGACGGTTTTCTCGAGCGCATCATCGAGAAGCCGAGTGCGGACGCCGTCCGGGAGCTGGGACCTCCGGTCCTCGTCAGCATGAACTGCTGGGTCTTTTCCCCGGCCATTTTCGAAGCCTGCCGCAGCGTCAGGCCCTCGGCGCGGGGCGAACTGGAACTGACCGATGCGGTCCAGTTCGCCATGAAGGCGCTCGGGGAGCCGATCCGCGCGCTCACCTTCCGGGATTCGGTGCTGGACCTGTCCAGCCGTTCGGACATCGCCCCGGTGGCGGAGAAATTGAAGAGCATCCAACCCAATCCCTGA
- the gcvH gene encoding glycine cleavage system protein GcvH: protein MYPADYAYSKDHEWILVQGDIGTIGITEYAQHELGDVVFADLPEVGDTFEAGDPFGSVESVKAVSEIFCPVAGEVVEVNALLAEKPELLNESPHQDAWMIKIRIIRPEELHGLLNAEEYAEYLQEQSA from the coding sequence ATGTACCCTGCAGATTATGCCTACAGCAAAGACCACGAATGGATCCTCGTCCAGGGAGACATCGGGACCATCGGGATAACGGAATACGCCCAGCACGAGCTCGGGGACGTGGTGTTCGCAGACCTTCCCGAGGTGGGGGACACCTTCGAGGCGGGCGACCCCTTCGGTTCGGTGGAATCGGTCAAGGCGGTGTCGGAGATATTCTGTCCCGTTGCCGGGGAGGTGGTGGAGGTGAACGCCCTGCTGGCGGAAAAGCCCGAACTCCTCAACGAGTCCCCGCACCAGGACGCATGGATGATCAAGATCCGCATCATCCGGCCGGAGGAGCTGCACGGGTTGCTCAACGCCGAAGAATACGCTGAATACCTGCAGGAACAGTCCGCCTGA
- the cyoE gene encoding protoheme IX farnesyltransferase, producing MPSPESTTAAGARARVRASELVELAKPRLTSLVLVTTLSGFYLGRAGPVPLAPLLHTLIGAGLLAAGAGTFNMIVERGRDALMRRTRNRLLASGRLSPRRAFGIASLLSAAGLTQLFLMVNAVTGLVALAVIACYLLVYTPLKTRTSWSVPAGAVSGALPVLIGWAGAAGGIPARAWILFMIVFLWQFPHVHAIGWLHRDDYARAGIPVLSVIDRDGRRTGRQVRLAAAALLLCSLLPTAAGLTGAAYLAGALVLGAGFLARAVLFARSPGPGSARRLLLVSTLYLPLLLGLAALDKTAG from the coding sequence ATGCCATCTCCTGAGAGCACGACTGCGGCCGGAGCGCGCGCCCGCGTCCGGGCATCCGAACTCGTCGAACTCGCCAAGCCCCGGCTTACGTCCCTGGTCCTGGTCACCACCCTCTCCGGCTTTTACCTCGGGCGGGCCGGACCGGTCCCGCTCGCCCCCCTGCTCCACACGCTGATCGGAGCCGGGCTCCTGGCGGCGGGCGCCGGCACGTTCAACATGATCGTGGAACGGGGCCGGGATGCCCTGATGCGGCGCACCCGGAACCGCCTCCTGGCCTCGGGCCGGCTTTCACCGCGCAGGGCGTTCGGGATCGCATCCCTCCTTTCGGCGGCGGGACTCACCCAGCTGTTCCTGATGGTGAATGCCGTCACGGGCCTCGTAGCGCTCGCCGTGATCGCCTGTTACCTCCTGGTCTATACCCCCCTGAAAACCAGGACATCGTGGTCGGTCCCCGCCGGCGCCGTTTCGGGGGCGCTCCCCGTCCTGATCGGGTGGGCGGGAGCCGCCGGCGGCATCCCGGCACGCGCCTGGATCCTGTTCATGATCGTGTTTCTCTGGCAATTCCCCCATGTCCACGCCATAGGCTGGCTGCACCGGGACGATTACGCCCGGGCGGGGATCCCGGTCCTTTCGGTCATCGACCGGGACGGCAGAAGGACGGGGCGCCAGGTGCGGCTGGCCGCCGCCGCCCTCCTCCTCTGCTCGCTCCTCCCCACCGCAGCCGGGCTGACGGGTGCCGCGTACCTGGCGGGCGCCCTCGTCCTGGGGGCCGGGTTCCTGGCGCGCGCCGTCCTCTTCGCCCGCTCGCCCGGACCCGGTTCGGCCCGAAGACTCCTCCTGGTCTCCACCCTCTACCTGCCCCTGCTTCTCGGCCTCGCGGCCCTCGACAAAACGGCTGGCTGA
- a CDS encoding DUF1015 domain-containing protein codes for MALVYPFRAYRYNTRVVGDLDRVVAQPYDKTTPEMQDRYYRDSPYNVVRITLNREKKGDPETRYPDAGATFRRWIEEGVLVEDGRPAFYAYYQEYAVDGQPRLQRGFIALLDLGRSQSAIIPHEHTLAAPKQDRLNLMRSLEGNEDLIYMLYADETRTVDRILDAAVSGRKPEIEVTDEYGAVHRLWVLTDPQALDEIRESMRTRDLFIADGHHRFETSINYMEECARKGWRPGGTESFDKRMVTCFNSSSGVTILATHRLLHDLPGFDAPSLLENLGEHFQPERAASAAQLREKMRAGRDGHVFGFYAGSAAGFHLLRMKPSAMEAGSLRRLPAAFRELDVSILHSLILERHLGIDPQKLAAQSHIDYERGLDECVRKVDEGEYQAAFFLNPTPAAAMHRIASEGGRMPQKSTDFYPKLLTGLLFMKMKIGK; via the coding sequence ATGGCTCTGGTTTACCCGTTCCGCGCATACCGTTACAACACGAGGGTGGTGGGAGATCTCGACCGGGTGGTCGCCCAGCCCTACGATAAAACCACGCCCGAGATGCAGGACCGGTACTACCGGGACTCCCCCTACAATGTCGTCCGCATCACGCTGAACCGCGAAAAGAAGGGGGACCCCGAGACCCGGTACCCGGACGCCGGCGCCACCTTCCGCCGGTGGATCGAGGAGGGGGTGCTCGTCGAGGACGGGCGGCCGGCATTCTACGCCTATTACCAGGAGTACGCCGTCGACGGACAGCCGCGGCTGCAGCGCGGATTCATCGCCCTGCTGGACCTCGGACGGTCGCAATCGGCCATCATCCCCCACGAGCACACCCTGGCGGCTCCGAAACAGGACCGCCTCAACCTGATGCGCAGCCTGGAGGGGAACGAAGACCTCATCTACATGCTCTATGCCGACGAGACCCGCACGGTGGACCGGATCCTGGACGCCGCCGTCTCCGGCAGGAAGCCCGAAATCGAAGTCACCGACGAATACGGCGCCGTCCATCGCCTGTGGGTCCTCACCGACCCGCAGGCGCTCGATGAGATCCGCGAGTCGATGAGGACCCGGGACCTTTTCATCGCCGACGGGCACCACCGTTTCGAGACCTCGATCAATTACATGGAGGAGTGCGCGCGGAAAGGATGGCGGCCCGGGGGGACGGAATCCTTCGACAAGCGCATGGTCACCTGCTTCAACAGCTCTTCGGGGGTGACGATCCTGGCCACCCACCGGCTGCTGCACGACCTCCCCGGATTCGACGCCCCTTCCCTCCTGGAAAACCTCGGGGAGCATTTCCAGCCGGAAAGGGCGGCGTCGGCCGCGCAGTTGCGGGAAAAGATGAGGGCGGGGCGGGACGGCCATGTCTTCGGCTTTTACGCCGGCAGCGCGGCGGGGTTCCACCTGCTGCGGATGAAACCCTCCGCGATGGAGGCCGGGTCGCTGCGCCGGCTCCCGGCGGCCTTCCGCGAACTGGACGTCAGCATCCTCCACTCCCTGATCCTGGAACGGCACCTGGGAATCGACCCGCAGAAGCTGGCGGCGCAGTCGCATATCGATTACGAGCGCGGCCTCGACGAGTGCGTCCGCAAGGTCGACGAGGGAGAGTACCAGGCGGCTTTTTTCCTGAACCCGACCCCGGCCGCCGCCATGCACCGCATCGCCTCCGAAGGCGGGCGCATGCCGCAGAAATCGACCGATTTCTATCCCAAGCTCCTGACGGGGCTGCTCTTCATGAAGATGAAGATCGGCAAATGA
- a CDS encoding 4-hydroxy-tetrahydrodipicolinate synthase, which produces MADLTALEGCGTALVTPFSSDGRVDEHALAALVDWQIREGVHFLVPCGTTGESPTLGHEEHLAVVETTVRAAGGRVPVVAGAGGNDTAKVIAMAAELERIGADALLSVSPYYNKPTQEGIYRHYRALAESTALPVIVYNVPGRTGSNILPDTLMRLAEIPNIAGVKEASGDMSQIGEICARAPEGFRILSGDDSMTLPLIASGGHGIISVASNEVPAMMSRLARECLDGDWEQARRHNRALYPLMKVNFVESNPIPVKAALAMMGKIEEVYRLPLCPISEGARARLSAVLESLGLLRG; this is translated from the coding sequence ATGGCCGATCTTACAGCACTCGAGGGCTGCGGCACCGCCCTGGTCACGCCGTTTTCGTCCGACGGCCGCGTGGACGAGCACGCCCTGGCGGCGCTGGTCGACTGGCAGATCCGGGAGGGCGTCCACTTTCTCGTGCCCTGCGGCACGACGGGCGAAAGCCCGACCCTCGGGCACGAGGAACACCTCGCGGTCGTGGAGACGACGGTGCGGGCGGCGGGCGGGCGCGTGCCCGTCGTGGCGGGGGCCGGCGGCAACGACACCGCGAAAGTGATCGCGATGGCGGCGGAACTGGAACGGATAGGGGCCGACGCCCTCCTGTCGGTCTCCCCCTACTACAACAAGCCGACCCAGGAGGGCATTTACCGGCACTACCGGGCGCTGGCGGAATCGACCGCGCTTCCCGTGATCGTCTATAACGTGCCCGGCCGCACGGGTTCGAACATCCTGCCCGATACCCTGATGAGGCTGGCGGAGATTCCCAATATCGCCGGGGTCAAGGAAGCGAGCGGGGACATGTCCCAGATCGGCGAAATCTGCGCGAGGGCGCCCGAGGGGTTCCGCATCCTTTCGGGCGACGATTCCATGACCCTCCCCCTCATCGCCTCCGGAGGGCACGGCATCATCTCCGTGGCTTCCAACGAGGTGCCCGCCATGATGTCGCGGCTGGCCAGGGAGTGCCTCGACGGGGACTGGGAGCAGGCGCGGCGGCACAACCGCGCCCTCTACCCGCTGATGAAGGTCAATTTCGTCGAATCGAACCCGATCCCGGTCAAGGCCGCCCTCGCCATGATGGGAAAAATAGAAGAGGTCTACCGGCTCCCCCTGTGCCCGATCTCGGAAGGCGCCCGCGCGCGGCTCTCCGCGGTGCTCGAGTCCCTGGGGCTGCTCCGGGGGTGA
- a CDS encoding dihydrodipicolinate reductase has product MRIALLGYGKMGKMVEAIAVREGCTVGPRLDVGDNPGGRGITRDSMKGVDVAVEFSQPEAVMANIEAAARAGVPIVVGTTGWTAGRERVERIVADSGIGLVYGANFSVGMNLFFEIVAHASRLVGAIPRYDPFMREEHHREKKDAPSGTALDLLELMRPHLGDPDLAIASIRAGSIPGTHVVGFDSEADTLLLEHRARSRQGFAEGAFLAARWIAGKKGMYDFRRVFREIVGLP; this is encoded by the coding sequence ATGAGAATCGCATTGCTCGGCTACGGCAAAATGGGGAAGATGGTGGAAGCGATCGCCGTCCGGGAGGGATGCACGGTGGGCCCCCGGCTCGACGTCGGGGACAACCCCGGGGGCCGGGGCATCACCCGCGATTCCATGAAAGGGGTGGACGTCGCCGTCGAATTCAGCCAGCCCGAAGCCGTGATGGCCAACATCGAGGCGGCCGCCCGCGCGGGGGTCCCCATCGTGGTGGGCACCACCGGGTGGACGGCAGGTCGCGAGCGGGTGGAGCGCATCGTCGCGGATTCGGGAATCGGGCTGGTGTACGGCGCCAACTTCTCGGTCGGCATGAACCTGTTCTTTGAAATCGTCGCCCACGCGTCGCGCCTGGTCGGGGCGATCCCCCGGTACGACCCCTTCATGCGGGAGGAGCACCACCGGGAGAAGAAGGACGCGCCCTCCGGGACCGCGCTCGACCTCCTGGAGCTGATGCGGCCCCACCTGGGAGACCCGGATCTCGCCATCGCCAGCATCCGTGCGGGCTCCATCCCGGGCACCCACGTGGTCGGGTTCGACAGCGAAGCGGACACCCTCCTGCTGGAGCACCGCGCGCGCAGCCGCCAGGGTTTTGCCGAAGGGGCTTTCCTGGCGGCGCGCTGGATCGCGGGGAAAAAGGGAATGTACGATTTTCGCCGGGTCTTTCGTGAAATCGTGGGACTGCCCTAG
- the lysC gene encoding lysine-sensitive aspartokinase 3 yields the protein MIVCKFGGTSVQDAEALLRLAGIIRARRDRQPVVVSSAMGKTTNHLLEVARTAARGRKTEALDLLAKIRDMHLREARNLGIAVAEDQVWEAIQAYFKEMRDLVRGLAALGELTPRVTDTMASYGERLSTLIIARLLEDQGLPAELMDARECIITDDHFTRAAPLFDLTEAAIVERFRPVLQSGRIPVFQGFIGSTREGLTTTIGRGGSDFTAAIVGAALDAEDIQIWTDVDGIMTTDPRMVEHARRIRVISFDEAAELAYFGAKVLHPATIIPAVRKKIPVHVLNSAKPDHEGTLITDEAPCCDNPVKAIAYKSGITVVNVTSTRMLMAYGFLKKIFEIFEQHRVPVDVVATSEVSVSLTVDDTSNLWDIVTDLKRIGEVNIEGSKSIVCCVGDNVRNVPGLPHVAFSALRDIRIQMISQGASAINITFVIDDDRLPEAVRGLHDAFFQKVDPRIFE from the coding sequence ATGATAGTCTGCAAATTCGGCGGCACTTCAGTTCAGGACGCGGAGGCGCTTCTGCGCCTGGCCGGGATCATCCGGGCCCGGCGGGACCGGCAACCCGTCGTGGTTTCCTCGGCAATGGGAAAGACCACCAACCACCTGCTCGAGGTCGCCCGAACGGCCGCGCGGGGCAGGAAAACGGAAGCCCTGGACCTGTTGGCGAAAATCAGGGACATGCACCTCAGGGAGGCCCGGAACCTCGGCATCGCCGTCGCGGAAGACCAGGTCTGGGAAGCGATCCAGGCCTACTTCAAGGAAATGAGAGACCTGGTCCGGGGCCTGGCGGCGCTGGGGGAGCTGACGCCGCGCGTCACCGACACCATGGCCAGCTACGGGGAACGGCTGTCCACCCTCATCATCGCCCGCCTGCTCGAAGACCAGGGGCTGCCGGCCGAACTGATGGACGCCCGGGAATGCATCATCACCGACGACCATTTCACCCGGGCGGCCCCCCTGTTCGACCTGACCGAGGCCGCCATCGTGGAGCGCTTCCGCCCGGTGCTCCAGAGCGGCAGGATCCCCGTTTTCCAGGGATTCATCGGGAGCACCCGCGAGGGGCTCACCACCACCATCGGACGCGGCGGATCCGACTTCACGGCCGCCATCGTGGGGGCGGCGCTCGACGCCGAGGATATCCAGATCTGGACGGACGTGGACGGCATCATGACCACCGACCCGCGCATGGTCGAGCACGCCCGCCGGATCAGGGTCATCTCCTTCGACGAGGCGGCGGAGCTCGCCTATTTCGGCGCCAAGGTGCTGCACCCGGCCACCATCATCCCCGCCGTCCGCAAGAAAATACCGGTTCACGTGCTCAACAGCGCCAAGCCGGACCATGAAGGCACCCTGATCACCGACGAGGCTCCCTGCTGCGACAACCCGGTCAAGGCCATCGCCTACAAGAGCGGGATCACGGTCGTCAACGTCACCTCGACCCGCATGCTGATGGCGTACGGTTTCCTGAAGAAGATCTTCGAGATCTTCGAACAGCACAGGGTGCCGGTGGACGTGGTGGCGACCAGCGAGGTGTCGGTGTCGCTGACCGTCGACGACACCTCGAACCTGTGGGACATCGTGACGGATCTCAAAAGGATCGGCGAGGTCAACATCGAGGGCTCCAAGTCGATCGTCTGCTGCGTCGGGGACAACGTGAGAAACGTCCCCGGCCTGCCCCACGTCGCCTTCAGCGCCCTCCGGGACATCCGGATCCAGATGATTTCCCAGGGGGCCTCGGCCATAAACATCACCTTCGTCATCGACGACGACCGGCTCCCGGAGGCGGTGCGCGGACTGCACGACGCCTTCTTCCAGAAGGTCGACCCACGGATATTCGAGTGA
- the hpnD gene encoding presqualene diphosphate synthase HpnD: MTPELRESYRAAEAIARSRSNFYYSFIVLPAEKRLAFCAVYAFMRHCDDISDEEGANGDKRERLRRWRRQLDAACPGDASASPILPAFRDTLRNFSIPAQYFHWIIDGEEMDLEISRYDTFEELYRYCFRVASAVGLVCLRIFGSSGERAEKLAEHCGIAFQLTNILRDVKEDAQRGRIYLPLEDLRRFRYAPEDLAAGVLDDRFRALMRHETERAREFYRHARELIPLVDVSSRPALWAMIEIYERILERIAARGFDVFGERVRLSPREKTAVALKAIAMRAANRVGLALPRA; encoded by the coding sequence ATGACACCGGAATTGAGGGAATCCTACCGGGCTGCGGAAGCCATCGCCCGCAGCCGAAGCAATTTCTACTACTCCTTCATCGTCCTCCCCGCGGAGAAAAGGCTCGCCTTCTGCGCGGTCTACGCCTTCATGCGCCACTGCGACGACATCTCCGACGAGGAGGGCGCGAACGGGGACAAGCGGGAGCGGCTGCGCCGGTGGCGGCGGCAATTGGACGCCGCCTGTCCGGGGGACGCTTCGGCCAGCCCCATCCTCCCCGCCTTTCGCGACACGCTCCGGAATTTCTCGATCCCGGCGCAGTATTTCCACTGGATCATCGACGGCGAGGAGATGGACCTGGAGATCAGCCGGTACGACACCTTCGAAGAGCTCTACCGCTACTGTTTCCGGGTGGCCTCCGCCGTCGGCCTGGTCTGCCTCCGCATCTTCGGGTCGAGCGGGGAACGGGCCGAGAAACTCGCCGAACATTGCGGCATCGCTTTCCAGCTGACCAATATCCTGAGGGACGTCAAGGAGGACGCCCAGCGGGGGCGCATCTACCTGCCGCTCGAGGATCTCCGGCGTTTCCGCTACGCCCCCGAGGACCTCGCGGCCGGGGTCCTGGACGACCGGTTCCGCGCGCTGATGCGCCACGAAACCGAGCGGGCCCGGGAATTCTACCGGCATGCGCGGGAACTGATCCCGCTGGTCGATGTCTCCAGCCGGCCCGCCCTGTGGGCGATGATCGAAATCTACGAGCGCATCCTCGAGCGGATCGCCGCGCGGGGGTTCGACGTCTTCGGGGAGCGCGTACGCCTCTCCCCGCGGGAAAAGACCGCCGTCGCCCTGAAGGCGATCGCCATGCGCGCGGCGAACCGCGTGGGGCTTGCCCTGCCGCGCGCTTGA
- a CDS encoding zinc-binding dehydrogenase has translation MTAAVLYGKRDVRIEQIPVPRIGKGEVLVRIKAALTCGTDLKVYRQGFHARMIVPPAVFGHELAGVVEEVGEGVESFSAGMRVVSANSGPCNECFFCQKHLANLCENLQFINGAYAEFIKIPESIVRQNLLILPDSVSFQEAALVEPLACVIRAAEETGIEEGDTVVVIGVGPIGLMFVQVLKSMGARVIALGNRKTQLAMAGAMGADHVVDSTHSNVVEQVRRITSGQRGADVVIEAVGIRETWQQAMGMVRRGGTINLFGGCPSGTHIPLDSTLIHYSEITIKANFHHTPRHIREALEAIHRGRVNARSLITGEEQLAALGSVLERLLNRNGDLKIAIIP, from the coding sequence ATGACCGCCGCCGTGCTCTACGGGAAGCGGGACGTGCGCATCGAGCAGATCCCCGTCCCCCGCATCGGGAAGGGCGAGGTCCTGGTCCGGATCAAGGCGGCGCTGACCTGCGGAACGGACCTGAAGGTCTACCGCCAGGGGTTCCACGCGCGCATGATCGTCCCCCCCGCCGTTTTCGGCCACGAGCTGGCGGGCGTCGTCGAGGAGGTGGGAGAGGGGGTCGAGAGCTTTTCCGCCGGCATGCGCGTGGTCAGCGCCAACTCCGGCCCGTGCAACGAATGCTTCTTCTGCCAGAAGCACCTGGCGAACCTCTGCGAGAACCTCCAGTTCATCAACGGCGCCTACGCGGAATTCATCAAGATCCCCGAATCGATCGTGCGCCAGAACCTCCTGATCCTCCCCGACAGCGTCAGCTTCCAGGAAGCGGCGCTGGTGGAACCGCTGGCCTGCGTCATCAGGGCGGCCGAGGAGACCGGCATCGAGGAGGGGGACACCGTCGTCGTCATCGGCGTGGGCCCGATCGGCCTGATGTTCGTCCAGGTCCTGAAATCGATGGGCGCACGCGTCATCGCCCTGGGAAACCGCAAGACCCAGCTGGCCATGGCCGGAGCCATGGGGGCGGACCACGTCGTGGACTCCACCCACTCGAACGTGGTGGAACAGGTGCGCAGGATCACGTCCGGCCAGCGCGGGGCCGATGTCGTCATCGAAGCGGTGGGAATCAGGGAAACCTGGCAGCAGGCGATGGGCATGGTCCGCCGGGGGGGCACCATCAACCTGTTCGGCGGCTGCCCCTCGGGCACGCACATCCCGCTGGACAGCACCCTGATCCACTATTCCGAGATCACCATCAAGGCCAACTTTCACCACACGCCGAGGCACATCCGCGAAGCCCTGGAAGCCATCCACCGTGGAAGGGTGAACGCCCGCAGCCTGATCACGGGCGAGGAGCAGCTGGCCGCCCTCGGCAGCGTCCTGGAACGGCTCCTGAACCGGAACGGGGATCTCAAAATAGCCATCATCCCCTGA